The window TTAGCTTAAGATCAAATTCAATCTCAGCTTTCAGTGATTCGCAACATTCATTAACAACCCACAAGAGCTTCCGTTAAACAACACAAAACCCACAAAAGCTTAGAATGAATAACGGAGAAAGTTCGAAACTTTCGTAAACCCTAATTTTCAGAAGAAGATTGAGATAAGAACAATCAACAAGGAAggtgctttttttttaatctgggGAACACTAACCGCTGCTATCAAACGATTCGTAGTCCATCGCGAAGCTTTGATCCTCAATTCTTCAAAGAGTAGTTacggagatgaagaagaaacacACAGACCAATTCGAGGGTTGATTGCAATTTGACTAGAGAAAGACTCGATTTTGGATGTTTCGATAGAGTTTGTAGAGAACTTTCTGATCGGTTGCTTCGTCGGGAACTTCGTTGGAAAACGAATCCGAGCTCCACTGGGAGTGATTCAGCTTCGATCACAGATTTGCCGAaagcttttttattttattttattttccttaatAAGAACAGAGAAGGAGAGTGAGGAgatggaaaataaataattataatcaaaatataacgTGGGTATCAAAACACAGTCGTTTTTGGTGGCTGATCTGTGTAAGGTTTAAAACGAGCCCATTATAAGAAGAGATCATATGATATGAGCATTTATTAGCAAATATTTTAGTGTTCAGGCCCAATCATTTGTATATACTGCAGACTGAAAGAAAAATCGATCTTGGGTAAAGCATCAACCAACCCCGAGAACGAGCCCTAGATTCGATATTATCATCCATTCCTCTCCCAAAAAGGTGTAATTATctcattttaatgaaatttcagAAATGTTTTACTGGAAGAAATGTAAAACACTAAAACTTAGTAACTTTTGGCaagtttttcaatattttaatcatcaaGAGTAATTGTGATTTTACTAAGTTAAGTTTACGGCGATTACTAATAGATCGACTCAAGAAAATATCATTCATTCATGTGTGGAGCAATGATAACCCGTCATAACCAAATAGGTTTCTTTTGTTAAACTATAATAAATTATgttattaatttaagaaaatgaaagaaatgCTGATACATGTATTTTGTCCTCTCCAAAGACATACTTTGCACACGGAGTCGACTCATCAGTTTCATAATCGCAAGGTGGTGGCATGGAGTCATGGACCATACTGATTGCTCACGTTTGAATTGTCAACTCCTTTCTTCTAAATGGTGTCGACCTTTATGAAATatccaatatatattttaaatccgGTAAATGTGTTAATAAATCAATGATGTTCCATGCACATATGGAAAATTAATTATTCAAGttaatattacatattctagaaaaaaagtttgttttaaaaagatctattttttacattttcaagacatgttttattaactaattgcaaatttcaaaaacCTTAATTACACttactgaatttttattggcttaaaattatggaacaaagataaaaataaaaaattatgcaaatttaatatgttttattaaaatgtgtgaaaaagctagaatatgtaacattaagaaacagagagagtaatatataaaggataaAAACAATTTACTTATTGTATATTagttttaagttaaaaatatatgataagtATGAATTTAACATGGTATCATAGCTCTTTAATGTTGAGTCACTCTGTCAATGTTGTTCATATAATTGTCACACATAATCATAAGGTTTCACATTGGTAGTCAGAGAATTAATTCCATTTTTCGCCAATTAGTTTAAATACTTGTGATAAAGTCGAATTTAACAAGataagaaaccaaaaaaaaaactattatctaTTTATTACATAAAGAGTTGTGTTTACCATTGTTTTTCTTTCTAAGAAAAGGCTTTGTGTATACCTCTCATTTTTCTTCCAACAATATGCATTTTAGAGCTATTGTCGGAGGTGCTCTACCCTTTTGAGTGAACCAAAGCATGATCCTCCAAGTTTTGATTCTGAGTATATTAAGTGatgtttttagcaaaaaaaaaagtgtcaaAATTGATGCTGAGTTCCTATTAGTCACGTGCCAAAATGTCACCATATATACTCCAGCACGTTCTTGTGTATTCACACGTTCCCAAGTGGCTTCCTTTGTTGGCGGTCCTAACAAATAGGTTGCAACTTGCCAAGGTAAGCCCCAAAAGTTTAGGTATTCAACGAAAATATCCTTTTCTTGGATATCTCTAGAAATATCACAACTTTTGAAGCAATCCTAAAACTTGGAAAGTGTTCAGATTCGTAACAGCCACTAACTTAAATCTTGGCGATAAGCAGTATACTTTTCAACAAACTCACTCAAAAGGTCCATTGTTATCGTACTGCTTTAATTTCGCAGTATATAGACAGCTGGAATATATATATCCATATAAGTTACTTACACcgaaaaacattttatttattcataAATATGATCAATTAATAATTCAGTTAAAAGAAtcgtttaaaaacataataaatgcCTCATTTCCGCCTCTGAATTTTGTTCAGAACTACGGCTTGGCCATCTTTCCAGTTCTAGATTAGCAacttctttggttttgtcccattttCAGAATTGGAAAATGGTGCTGGAAAAGAGAGTGGCAAACTGAGGTGCTACTTTCATCGTTAAAGTGTTCTTAGGTTGGATCTGTTACATTCTTATGTGGCTGCAGGTCCACCTGGATGGTTAAAGACTTAAAGGAGCTCTTTGtaaatgaaagttgtttggCCTCTGCTCCAGTCAATCCTAGTTAATTTTTGGGGTGTTATGGGATTGTATAGGACCTTTTGATTGGCGTAAGCTGTGGTATAGTTGTGATTAAGATCCCGAAGCTTGGTGTAATGGTCGGAGCCTGGTGCTATTTGTTCAATTATAATGTAGCATATAATTTCTACGTACTATAAGAAATAGCATTAGCgatgattattttttataaaataatgataaATCTTTGCGTTCAAGTAATCCGGACGTCTAGTCGTCTACGGAATTTCTTATTCAAACTTGGAAAGAGTGAAATAGCTGACTAAAGGtagaaaactatataaaaactTTCAGTTCTGATGTATCTTCTTAACTCATTTATTCTCTCATTAATGTTATATCGTCGCTTTCTAATCTACCTACCATGCATGCTTATTTAATCACGAGGAATAATAAGTTTAAAAACTTGGAAAATCTCCCTCACTCGTACTCAAATTTACGCGGTATCTCCGAATAAGGTCGAGTCTAATATACAACAATTATAAATCTTAAAGTCaactgatttttttctgaaaaactttGTTCGCGATCTACGCgattaagttttattttcagGATTTATCTGATCTGTAAAATTCGTTAGATAATTGTTACGTACCCGGGACGTTCAAAATTGGTTTAATGGATCAACTAAGGCGGTGTTTGAGAGTTTATTACGTACTAGAACATCTagtaacatatttaaaaaaaaacatctagtaacatatatatttggGATTTATTTTCTGTAAAATATTGACCTAAaaattgttgttgttttttttaaaacctaaaaaatgtttttaaactaatttacaCCAATGCACATTTTCCACGTACttctttaattattttggtTTACATTACATGTAAAGACTTTTGTTATATAATATTACACCGAAATCCACAAGATTACACGACGTGATTAAGATAATTGGAAAGACTAAACTTGGGGTTCCTATTTTGACAACTGTTGTGAATTTGTAGCATTATATAGTTGTTCTTAGTTGAAGTTGTTATTAGATTTGATTAGAGTAAATTAATCGTCGAGTCGTCTTATACTGCTTTTCCCCGCGGTTAGTTGAAACAGAAAAACTTATACTTTACAATAAACTATTAATTTTGGTCTTCAGAATGaaataatttatactattaattccctgttttgactaatatttttagtttcttttagcCAGAGTCACATACCCATACAGTACATGCATGAATACAAACTGGGGATTGTGCCACGTTACGAAAATTCTTACGTTTATTGAGTGATGATTTACTTGTACAAAAAGTGAAGACATTTGACCAAGACAAAAGACGAAGCACGGTGTTTACTTTTAGGGAGAAATTAAAGGAAGATATCCCTAACTTTTTCTGTTTTGAATTTTCAATggcatattattatttttttgaagaaacaaaaatataaatcgcCAAGATCAAGCAAATTATGTTAGATGAAAATATTGTCATCTTTTAAAAAGTATAGCTAATTTATCATATGACTAGAAAAATCAAGCCTCTACGTATGGTTAAAACTCGAATTTTAAAATCTCTTAACAGTCTATCATTACACATTTAAGTATAACTACATGGGTTAATTACATTCGTagttaatacatatatatatgacgaAAGGCATAGTAGTCGACATAAAAGAAGTAACCACCGGAGAGACAAAAGCCACTTGTAGGATACACGACGATGTACAATAAAGCCAGACCAGACCCTACACTGATCCATTGTCACTCAGAGTGATCTTTTAATCGAATGTTTCCAAAAAcctatattataaaaaaaaatgaaatctatAGTTTCAAGGGAAAGGAAAAAATGTATATCCAAAATTCTAAAATCCACCCTAGTCACATCGTATTTTTCCCGGCACTGTCTTATTTATTACGtattttctattatatattttcctttGAAGTCAACATAGGAGAATCTAGTTGACATATGAACACATAGCGAATGTACACACCCTACTCTTTTCTCGTTTTGGTTATAATTGCCAAATTAATTCGAATCAAACGAAACAAGCCAAGTCAATAGACGTAGTTCACGTATGCAACTAGTTTGACTAAATTGAAGTTTGAATATTCTTGGTTCCTTAATACGATTTCGTTTGCCTATATAAAACCTTACCATATCCGATCGTTTCAGTCACAACCCAAATCTCATTACAttcatttcatttatttatataagtttgaaaaaaataagtaaataaccCCAGCTTcattccttaaagatcataagTTGCAAAACAAGATGATGCCGTAAGTAATAGTAACTTAAAGTATTATGTGTAATGAAGAAACGTTCATTTTTTGCATGGACATAATATATATCTCTAGCTAGTTTAACGggtttaaattttatatcagAGGAAAGAAGATTTACGCAGCTAAGAACTCGTTTGGCCGATCCAATTTCCCTGAAGGCTTCTTGTTCGGGACCGCCTCATCGGCTTACCAATACGAAGGAGCCGTGAACGATGCATCTCGGGGGCTAAGTGTTTGGGATACTTTTGTCCGCAAGCATCCAGGTATATATCAACAAATCGAGCTATTAATTTATatcttatatatgtatttgtttCTTAATCGTTTAATTTGAATCCATACATATATAGTAAACTACTTTAAACCTTATATGTGTAGAAAGGAATTGTTACTCTCATGCGGACCAAGCAGTGGAGTTTTATCACCATTACAAGGAGGATATCCAACGAATGAAAGATATCAATATGGATTCATTCAGATTCTCAATCTCATGGCCTCGGCTTTTTCCTCGTAAGttaaattttttcatatttttctttagTGAGAAAATATCTTCATTCAAAGACAATAAGCAGATTTAACCTTTTATTTTCTACCAAAAATAGATGGAAAGAAAAGCAAAGGAGTGAACAAGGAGGGAATCAAATTCTACAACGACCTCATCGACGAACTCCTAGCCAACGGTATATAACCCTAATCCCCCTCGTGTGTATATATTGAATTATCATATGTAATTGTtcactttaatatatatatatatatatgtcttctAGTTAACATGATCCTATATAACTGCAGGAATCACACCTCTAGCGACTTTGTTCCATTGGGATACTCCACAAGCCTTAGAAGATGAATACAACGGGTTTTTAAGCGAAAAAGCTGTGTGAGTAATACATTAAAACATCATTCATACTAATTTTTAACGTTTCTATCTCTTTTATATACATCAAGTAAGTATCTAACTTTGTGAATATACTAACAATCCTTATTGGTGCAGTGATGATTTCCGCGATTTTGCTACCATATGTTTTGAGGAATTTGGCGACCGTGTGAAATATTGGGTGACACTAAATGAGCCATGGGTTTACAGTATTGGTGGTTACGATACAGGGAGAAAAGCTCCTGGCCGCGCCTCTAATTACATGAACGAAGCAGCTTTAGCCGGTGAATCTGGTCTGGAGGTGTACACTGTTAGTCACAATCTACTCTTAGCTCATGCTGAAGCTGTTGAAGTCTTCAGAAATAACCCAAAGGtacgaagaaaaaaaaaagattttgtaaGTCTACTTTTTCTACTCTTTTAAACTTGCATGCATGTCTTTttcaagtatatatatattaggataTTAGTGAATCGACTATCAGTAAATTTACTGATATAAAATGATATTTCGTGTAACAGTGTAAAGATGGAAAAATCGGTATTGCACATTGTCCGGTCTGGTTCGAACCTTACGACTCGAACTGTCCTGATGATCACGAAGCAGTTGAGCGTGCCATGGAATTTATGTTTGGGTGGTGAGTGATcgattttttctttctatttggaTATCAACTTTTTACATTATTATGTTGACTAAGAAATATATTGGGGGTTGATTTGAAGGCATATGGATCCAACGGTCTATGGAGATTATCCACAAGTCATGAAAAGATCAATAGGAAAAAGATTACCGTCGTTTACTGCAGCTCAATCTCAGAAATTAAAAGGATCTTTTGACTTCGTGGGAGTAAATTATTACAGTGCCTTTTACGTTAAAAATGTTACTGACGTCGATCATAACACTCCAAATTGGAGATCCGACGCATGCATCGAATGGAAAAGTgagtttgttttttctttccaaaTACATAATTCGATATTTCATATTGTCTATGGTTTTATTTTAGGTTTCTTGGCTCACAAATTTTTCATTACTTTATTATGAAATAGAACAAAACAAAGCTGGAGAAATTTTGGGACCTAGAGGTGTTTCAGAATGGGACTTTTTATACCCGCAAGGATTAAGAAAGTTTCTAAATCATGCAAAAAACAAATACGGAAGCCCTAAATTTATGATAACTGAAAATGGTAAATTTCCTTTTATATTTATCTGTGGCCTCCTCCGAACTCCTTTTCCTTGTTATGTGAAAGTAACTAAAAGTTCTAACAATTATGTAGGACATTGCGATATTGACTATGAAAAGAAAGCTAAACTCTCGAATCTGATGGATCTTCAGAGGACAGAGTACCATGAAAAACATCTCCAAAGCATCCACCAGGCCATCAAGTGAGTCTCTATTCTCTTTTAGAGCAAGAAACATGTGCATAAAGCTTAATTgagttgttgtttttttctttcaaaaatctTATTATCAACTCTGTATATAATTCTCTTTTTAGGGAGGATGGTGTTCAAGTAGAAGGGTACTATGCATGGTCATTGCTTGACAATTGCGAATGGAACGCTGGTTATGGTGTTAGATACGGACTATTTTACGTAGACTACAACAATGGTTTAAAACGTTATCCAAAAATGTCGGCAATGTGGTTCAAAGAGTTTttgaagaaagaagagattgaAGATTCCGAGAAAGAAGGATTAATGTTGAACTCTCTTGTTaataagaagaggaagagattcTTAACATCTTCTGGTTTGCCTTCCTGTTATATACCTAAGATGTCCGAATCCTCTAAAGCCCTTGAACTCTTTTTCTAAGATCatttgtttattaaattttattacgTGAATAA is drawn from Brassica rapa cultivar Chiifu-401-42 chromosome A05, CAAS_Brap_v3.01, whole genome shotgun sequence and contains these coding sequences:
- the LOC103866797 gene encoding beta-glucosidase 27; this encodes MMPGKKIYAAKNSFGRSNFPEGFLFGTASSAYQYEGAVNDASRGLSVWDTFVRKHPERNCYSHADQAVEFYHHYKEDIQRMKDINMDSFRFSISWPRLFPHGKKSKGVNKEGIKFYNDLIDELLANGITPLATLFHWDTPQALEDEYNGFLSEKAVDDFRDFATICFEEFGDRVKYWVTLNEPWVYSIGGYDTGRKAPGRASNYMNEAALAGESGLEVYTVSHNLLLAHAEAVEVFRNNPKCKDGKIGIAHCPVWFEPYDSNCPDDHEAVERAMEFMFGWHMDPTVYGDYPQVMKRSIGKRLPSFTAAQSQKLKGSFDFVGVNYYSAFYVKNVTDVDHNTPNWRSDACIEWKKQNKAGEILGPRGVSEWDFLYPQGLRKFLNHAKNKYGSPKFMITENGHCDIDYEKKAKLSNLMDLQRTEYHEKHLQSIHQAIKEDGVQVEGYYAWSLLDNCEWNAGYGVRYGLFYVDYNNGLKRYPKMSAMWFKEFLKKEEIEDSEKEGLMLNSLVNKKRKRFLTSSGLPSCYIPKMSESSKALELFF